Genomic DNA from Oryza sativa Japonica Group chromosome 5, ASM3414082v1:
CGCCTCCTCGCgagctcgcccgccgcctgcgccaATCTCTCTCCACCCCGCGACCagggggcgccgccgcgccgtcgttcgcctcccgccgcccccgcatCGCCATCCCCGGTGAGCATCCACCCTGTATCCGTTGCCACGGGGGGcgtcctctcctctctcgaTGGGGTTCCCTGCTTCTGTTGCCAACCTGGGGACCAACGGGAGGCCCGCGGCGAGCTCATCGCATTTGGCTTCGAGGATCAGGTTTGCTGGTCTGGGCAGTATCCGGCGGTGGCAGTATGCGCCTGGGAGGCTGTGTAGATGCATGGTTGTGACCAATTTGATCGATGAAGAGAAGGGGGTTCAGTTCTCGTCGAGAGGGAGTGTGAGTGTGAAGCCTAGTGATGATAGCGATCTTCTTTTGAAGCCACCGCAGAAGCCAATCCGGGCGAATGGGCCACCGGAGAGCGTAAATGCGGCATCACCATCTCCGTCGAGGCCGACGTTGGAGGATAGGGATAAGGTTAGGGAGTCATTGGAtgaggtgttggagaaggctgaGAAGCTCAAGGCATCAACCTCTGGAAATGGAATTGGAAATGGTGACTTGAGGCAGAATGGCGCGTCGAAGCCTGATAGTTCGGCAACGCCAGCAGCGGAGGGTGCGAATTCGAGGAAGACAAAAACACTTAAGAGCGTATGGCGAAAGGGAAACCCTGTGTCAACTGTACATaaggtggtcagagatcatccACGCTCTGAAAGTAGGAATCAGTCTAGTTCTACAGCAAAACCTTCTATGCCAGCTCCAACAAAACCAGTACCTCCTCTACTAACAAAACCTTCAGTAGTAGCACCACCACCTCGTCGGCCTGTCAAGGCTGATACATCAAAGGAGAAAAAGGGACCCATCCTGATTGATAAATTTGCTTCCAATAAACCAATAGTGGATCCAGTTGTAGCTGCAGCACTGATAGAACCTGTAAAGCCAGTACGAGGCCCACCAGCAAAAGTCAAGGATGATCGTCGTAAAAAAACAAGCACACCAGCTGGTCCTCGCCGACGAATGCCAAAAAATGATGGTTTAGTTGATGAGGATACTGCAGTGCgcaaggggaggagatggagcaaGGCAAAACGCAGAGCTGCAAGACTTCAGCTTGAGGCTTCACAAGTTGAAGAGCCAGTTAGAGTCGAGATCCTTGAAGTTGGTGAAGAAGGAATGGTAATTGAGGAATTGGCATATCAATTGGCAATTGACGAATCAGAAATTCTGCGATTTTTATCTGTGAGAGGAGCTATGCTTGACAATGTTCAGACACTTGATAAAGATCTGGTTAAGATGGTTTGTATGGAATATGATGTAGAAGTACTGGAAAGTGGTCCAGTGAAAGTGGAAGAGATGGCAAAGAAGAAGGAATTTCTTGACGAGGAAGATTTGGACAAGTTGGAAGACAGACCCCCTATTGTAACTATCATGGGCCATGTCGATCATGGAAAGGTACTAAGCCAGTATCAATTTTTCAGTTTGTTAACTGTTCTGAAGCACTGTTTGTATGACACTGTTATTTCTGTTTGCAGACTACCCTGTTGGATTATATACGCAAGAGCAAGGTAGACACTCCTTGGCATGTTCCTCCTGTTGGTGATTTTGGGATTTTAGATGATACTCCCTTCATTCTTTTTTAGATGGCATTTTAGTATGTTGGTTTTGTTCTCAAATAGAAACATCTTGGATTTTCTGGGTAAAATTAAAGCTAGTGGAATGtgcatttgtttttttaccATGATGCACATTCTAGGATGAGTTGATAGTACATAGTTTCTCTTCAAAGTGTTCAATCACATTCACAGTTCCACGTGGCACCCTGCCTCTTGATTCGAAGAACTTTCACCGTGCCTTGCCTGACCAGTGTTGGTATTGGAACGAATGAAGGCTTTAGATTAATGAGTAGATGACGGGCTAATTAGTCCATTTCCTGGCATTGAACAGTTGCATTGTTCTCTGCAACATTGGCTAAaacatcatgttttggtgaaCAAAGGGAGTGGAATAATTACTAATGTTAAAACATGGAAACACCTATTTCCTATAAACCTGTAGATCTAAATAAAGTTAGTTACAGGTGGTGGCATCTGAGGCTGGCGGAATAACACAAGGGATTGGTGCCTATCAGGTTATTGTACAGGTTGATGGAAACCCTCATGCTTGTGTTTTTCTTGATACTCCAGGGCACGAGGTATAGCAAAAGTATATGTATATTTTACCATATGTTCTCTCTTTCTGGTTGTATTAACGTGGGGCATTACAACTCCtaattcttcaacaacaatagGCATTTGGTGCAATGAGAGCTCGGGGTGCTAGGGTAACTGATATCTGTATCATTGTTGTCTCTGCGGATGATGGTGTTCGTCCACAAACAAATGAGGCAATTGCACATGCAAAGGCAGCTGGAGTCCCTATTGTGATAGCCATAAACAAGGTCTATTTCCTAGTCATTTCATCATCGATTACAGTTGTTAAAAGGAAAATTCTCTTGTCATGTTTCAGTAACCTCCTAATTAAGCAGATAGACAAGGAAGGAGCTAATGCTGAACGGGTCATGCAAGAGCTTTCCCAAATTGGACTTATGCCAGAGGCGTGGGGTGGTGATATCCCAATGATTCAGGTTGTTGATTCTCACAATCTGGACGAGAAATTTCCTTGCTATATACTACATCAACTTGTATCTTTTTTCCCATGAACTTGTTACCTATTTGATCTGATTTAGTTGTTATGTCTGTCAGATAAGTGCTCTTAATGGAGAGGGTGTAGATGAACTATTGGAGACTATCATTCTTGTTGCTGAGGTTTGCTTCAGATTtgttccttctttttcttctaatctattgagtttattttttcacATGCTTTTGTTGTGGATTTGAAGCTGCAAGAATTAAAGGCCAATCCTCATAGAAATGCAAAGGGTACAGTTATTGAAGCATGCCTTGACAAAGCTAAAGGATCTCTTGCCACCCTAGTTGTACAGAATGGAACCCTAAACAAGGGTGATATTGTTGTGTGTGGTGAGGCTTTTGGAAAGGTTGGTTTGCTCAATTCCTACTTGTTATGATTTGATCCAgaatatgtaatatatcttgCATGAAAAAAAGAAGCACAAACTAACAAACATGGGTCATTTGGAGTATAACATAGCATTGTTATCATTTCAGATCCGTGCAATGTATGATGATGGTGGAAAGCTTATCGATAAGGCTGGGCCATCCAATGCCGTGCAGGTTTTCCCTTTCCTTTATTTTCCTCGTTCCTTTTACCATGATCCTTCCTAACATTTCCTAATATACCATATTTCGGATGAAAAAGTTACTGAAATTACAGTTGGTTCTCCTCATGAGATGGCCCCTCTGGCCATGACGACTCTAAACAAAATACTCATCACAAGTCTGATGCAATTTTGACATAAAGAGAAAGCATCTGAAACTATAAATGTTTATGTGCATTAGAACTGTTAGTTACATGACATTG
This window encodes:
- the LOC4339689 gene encoding translation initiation factor IF-2, chloroplastic gives rise to the protein MGFPASVANLGTNGRPAASSSHLASRIRFAGLGSIRRWQYAPGRLCRCMVVTNLIDEEKGVQFSSRGSVSVKPSDDSDLLLKPPQKPIRANGPPESVNAASPSPSRPTLEDRDKVRESLDEVLEKAEKLKASTSGNGIGNGDLRQNGASKPDSSATPAAEGANSRKTKTLKSVWRKGNPVSTVHKVVRDHPRSESRNQSSSTAKPSMPAPTKPVPPLLTKPSVVAPPPRRPVKADTSKEKKGPILIDKFASNKPIVDPVVAAALIEPVKPVRGPPAKVKDDRRKKTSTPAGPRRRMPKNDGLVDEDTAVRKGRRWSKAKRRAARLQLEASQVEEPVRVEILEVGEEGMVIEELAYQLAIDESEILRFLSVRGAMLDNVQTLDKDLVKMVCMEYDVEVLESGPVKVEEMAKKKEFLDEEDLDKLEDRPPIVTIMGHVDHGKTTLLDYIRKSKVVASEAGGITQGIGAYQVIVQVDGNPHACVFLDTPGHEAFGAMRARGARVTDICIIVVSADDGVRPQTNEAIAHAKAAGVPIVIAINKIDKEGANAERVMQELSQIGLMPEAWGGDIPMIQISALNGEGVDELLETIILVAELQELKANPHRNAKGTVIEACLDKAKGSLATLVVQNGTLNKGDIVVCGEAFGKIRAMYDDGGKLIDKAGPSNAVQVIGLNNVPLAGDEFESVDNLDVARERANARAEALRIERISSKAGEGKVTLSSIAASVSSGKQVGIDTHELNIILKVDFQGSVEAIRQAIQVLPQENVSLRFLLQAPGDVSVSDVDLAVASEGIIFGFNVKAPGSVKSYAKKKSVEIRLYKVIYDLIDDLRNAMEGLLELAEEEVPIGSAKVRAVFSSGSGKVAGCMITTGKVVHDCNVRVLRKGKEVYMGTLDSLRRVKETVKEVGAGLECGIGVDDFDEWEEGDVVEAFNTVKKTRTLEEASASVTAALKDAGVQL